One genomic segment of Labeo rohita strain BAU-BD-2019 chromosome 14, IGBB_LRoh.1.0, whole genome shotgun sequence includes these proteins:
- the itk gene encoding tyrosine-protein kinase ITK/TSK translates to MYPRVVLKETLYKKSQQKRRTSPCNYKERIFVLNTQDLTYFEHRPGKKPSQKGCIELSHIKCVEIVRSDVPIPCDYKYPFQIAHDSYYLYVFAPDNDCRLKWVRALKEATQNNNLFLKYHPDFWADGKWRCCHQTEKLATGCSEYYPNGAKPLPPTPDPARRCSDPEERIVVALRNFSPVEDTDLPLHKDEEYFIVDSSEPNWWTVRDKDGNVGTVPCIYIAEKLTNNIEKFEWYNKDVTRTEAESLLMRENKDGGFMVRDSKHPGVYTVSIFSRAAGTNGEKYPLVKHYQIKVQREGEKVMYYLAEKYLFSTIPELIRYHQHNPAGLITRLRYCVSRNVTNPRIKELSSDKWEIHPDELTLSEELGSGQFGLVWKGSWNDRQVAVKTVREGFMSEEEFKEEAQVMMKLSHSKLVQLYGVVTQRSPIYLVFEFMENGCLTEFLRARKGSFSQKVLLGMCLDVSEGMAYLESSNFIHRDLAARNCLVTEDNVVKIADFGMTRFVLDDQYTSSFGSKFPVRWSSPEVIKFQKYSSKSDVWSFGVFMWEVYSEGRMPYDSRSNAEVVETLNAGQRLLRPRLCPQSVYELMQWSWKEKPEDRPSFALLLHELGCLEQEP, encoded by the exons ATGTACCCACGGGTCGTCCTAAAGGAAACACTGTACAAGAAATCACAACAGAAGAGAAGAACTTCGCCATGCAATTACAAAGAGAGGATTTTCGTCTTAAACACACAGGATTTGACATACTTCGAACATCGTCCTGGG AAAAAGCCAAGTCAGAAAGGCTGCATCGAACTGTCTCATATCAAATGTGTGGAAATCGTTCGCAGTGATGTTCCCATTCCCTGTGATTACAAGTACCCTTTCCAG ATCGCCCATGACAGCTACTATCTGTATGTGTTTGCTCCAGACAACGACTGTAGGTTAAAATGGGTCAGAGCTCTGAAAGAAG CGACGCAAAATAACAACTTATTTTTGAAGTACCATCCTGACTTCTGGGCAGATGGAAAATGGAGATGTTGTCATCAGACTGAGAAGCTGGCGACGGGATGCAGTGAATACTATCCCAACGGAG CCAAGCCTCTTCCCCCAACTCCAGATCCAGCG CGCCGATGTTCAGATCCAGAGGAGAGGATTGTTGTGGCTTTGAGGAATTTCAGCCCTGTTGAAGATACAGACCTGCCTCTGCATAAAGATGAAGAGTATTTTATCGTTGACAGTTCAGAACCAAACTGGTGGACTGTGAGGGATAAAGACGG AAATGTTGGCACGGTGCCGTGTATATATATTGCagaaaaattaacaaacaacaTTGAGAAATTTGA ATGGTACAATAAGGACGTAACTCGGACGGAGGCAGAGAGCTTGCTAATGAGAGAG AACAAGGACGGGGGTTTTATGGTTCGTGACTCTAAACACCCAGGTGTATACACTGTGTCAATATTTTCCAGAGCTGCAGG GACTAATGGAGAGAAGTATCCTCTAGTTAAGCACTACCAGATCAAAGTACAACGAGAAGGTGAAAAGGTCATGTATTACTTAGCTGAGAAATACCTGTTCTCAACTATTCCAGAACTCATCCGCTATCATCAACACAATCCAGCAG GTTTAATAACCAGATTGAGGTATTGTGTGTCTAGAAATGTCACAAATCCAAGGATCAAGGAGTTGTCATCAG ATAAATGGGAGATTCACCCTGATGAGCTGACATTAAGCGAGGAACTGGGCAGCGGGCAGTTTGGCTTGGTCTGGAAGGGAAGCTGGAATGACCGGCAGGTGGCAGTTAAGACTGTCCGAGAGGGTTTCATGTCCGAGGAGGAATTTAAGGAGGAAGCACAAGTGATGAT GAAACTGTCCCACAGTAAGCTGGTCCAGTTATATGGTGTGGTCACTCAGCGCTCACCCATCTATCTGGTATTTGAATTCATGGAGAACGGTTGCCTGACAGAGTTCTTGCGTGCCAGAAAAGGCAGTTTTTCCCAGAAGGTCCTGCTGGGGATGTGTTTAGATGTGAGTGAGGGGATGGCCTACCTGGAGAGCTCTAACTTCATCCACAGAGACTTG GCTGCaagaaactgtttggttactgaGGATAATGTGGTGAAGATAGCAGATTTTGGAATGACAAG GTTTGTCCTAGATGATCAATACACCAGTTCTTTTGGGTCCAAATTTCCAGTGAGATGGTCCTCACCAGAGGTGATCAAGTTCCAGAAGTACAGCAGCAAATCAGACGTGTGGTCTTTTG GTGTGTTCATGTGGGAGGTGTACAGTGAGGGCCGTATGCCCTATGATAGCCGTAGTAATGCAGAGGTAGTGGAGACACTAAATGCAGGACAACGCCTCCTGAGACCCCGTCTCTGTCCACAGAGTGTGTATGAGTTAATGCAGTGGAGCTGGAAAGAG AAACCTGAGGATCGCCCCTCATTTGCTCTGCTCCTGCATGAACTGGGCTGCCTTGAACAAGAACCTTGA